In Bos mutus isolate GX-2022 chromosome 10, NWIPB_WYAK_1.1, whole genome shotgun sequence, a single window of DNA contains:
- the LOC102285283 gene encoding LOW QUALITY PROTEIN: olfactory receptor 4F3/4F16/4F29 (The sequence of the model RefSeq protein was modified relative to this genomic sequence to represent the inferred CDS: substituted 1 base at 1 genomic stop codon) — MSGGNHSVVSEFVLLGLSSSWEIQLLLFCFSCLFYMSSMTGNLLIVVTVTSDPYLHSPMYFLLANLSIIDLIFCSIAAPKMICDLFRKQKVISFWGCIAQIFFSHAVGGTEMVLLIAMAFDRYVAICKPLHYLTIMSPRMCIFILLVAWTIGLTHSLTQLAFVVNLPFCGPNVLDSFYCDLPQLIKLACTDTYKLEFMVTANSGFISLGAFFLLILSYIFILVTLWKHSSGASSKALSTLSAHIIVVVLFFGPLIFFYLSPSPPTQLDKFLAIFDAVLTPFLNPVIYTLRNREMKMAMRRMFCQLMTFRQKITRRLYXNKKLTSGY, encoded by the coding sequence ATGAGTGGAGGCAACCACTCTGTGGTGTCTGAGTTTGTATTGCTGGGACTCTCCAGTTCCTGGGAGATCCAGcttcttcttttttgcttttcatgtctTTTCTACATGTCAAGTATGACGGGAAACCTTCTTATAGTGGTCACTGTGACATCTGACCCTTACTTACACTCCCCAATGTATTTTCTGTTAGCAAATCTCTCCATCATTGACCTGATATTTTGCTCTATTGCAGCACCCAAGATGATCTGTGATCTTTTCAGGAAGCAAAAAGTCATCTCCTTTTGGGGCTGTATAGCTCAGATCTTCTTTAGCCATGCTGTGGGAGGCACAGAAATGGTGCTGCTCATCGCCATGGCCTTTGACAGATATGTGGCCATATGTAAGCCTCTCCACTACCTGACCATCATGAGCCCACgaatgtgcatttttattttactggttGCCTGGACCATTGGTCTTACTCACTCATTGACTCAACTGGCTTTTGTGGTAAACTTGCCCTTCTGTGGCCCTAATGTCTTGGACAGCTTTTACTGTGACCTTCCTCAGCTCATCAAACTTGCTTGTACAGATACCTATAAACTGGAGTTCATGGTCACTGCTAATAGTGGATTCATTTCCTTGGGTGCTTTCTTCTTGCTCATCCTATCTTATATATTCATCTTGGTCACTCTTTGGAAACACTCCTCAGGTGCTTCATCCAAGGCTCTTTCCACTCTGTCAGCTCATATTATTGTGGTGGTTCTGTTCTTTGgtccactgatttttttctatctGTCACCCTCTCCTCCAACACAACTGGATAAATTTCTAGCCATATTTGATGCAGTTTTAACTCCTTTTCTCAATCCAGTCATCTACACACTCAGGAACAGAGAGATGAAGATGGCAATGAGGAGAATGTTCTGCCAGCTTATGACTTTTAGGCAAAAAATCACTAGAAGGCTTTattgaaacaaaaaattaacaagtgGCTATTGA